One genomic segment of Erythrolamprus reginae isolate rEryReg1 chromosome 2, rEryReg1.hap1, whole genome shotgun sequence includes these proteins:
- the MYADML2 gene encoding myeloid-associated differentiation marker-like protein 2, translating to MERPSRTYLNVDAVASRVGAARLLQAVFGCTTFSLVAHRGGFSAAYGSFCISVWCFCFAVTVFILTCEFTRLHGYLSLSWGNFTAAFAMLATLMSITAAVIYPLNVKFDCDSNSCEVRNFRIASSVFAGLVFWAYAAEVFLTRAKPGQVTSYMATVSGLLKIVQSFVACIIFGALVKDSQFNKYAATQWCVAVYSFCFVVTVVVVALSVTGKTATLKCPFEHFVVVYTFVAILMYVSAAVIWPVFCFDRKYGSPQRPYQCSQAMCPWDNQVVIAVFTYVNLVLYMVDLAYSQRIRFVSAH from the coding sequence ATGGAGAGACCAAGTAGGACATACCTCAACGTGGACGCAGTGGCCTCTCGGGTGGGAGCTGCTCGACTCTTGCAGGCCGTGTTTGGATGTACTACATTCAGCCTTGTGGCCCACCGAGGGGGGTTCAGCGCGGCCTATGGCTCTTTCTGTATATCGGTCTGGTGCTTTTGCTTCGCTGTCACCGTCTTCATCCTCACCTGCGAGTTTACGCGCCTCCATGGCTACCTAAGTCTCTCCTGGGGGAATTTCACAGCTGCCTTTGCCATGCTTGCCACCCTCATGTCCATCACTGCCGCGGTGATCTACCCACTCAACGTCAAGTTTGACTGCGATTCCAATAGTTGTGAGGTGAGGAATTTCCGGATCGCCAGTAGTGTTTTTGCAGGGCTTGTGTTTTGGGCGTATGCCGCAGAAGTATTTTTAACAAGGGCCAAGCCAGGCCAGGTGACAAGTTACATGGCCACAGTCTCAGGCCTCTTGAAAATTGTCCAATCCTTTGTAGCTTGTATCATCTTTGGCGCTCTGGTGAAGGACAGCCAATTCAATAAGTATGCAGCTACCCAGTGGTGTGTGGCTGTTTACAGCTTCTGCTTTGTGGTGACCGTGGTTGTGGTGGCTCTCAGCGTCACAGGAAAGACAGCAACGCTGAAATGCCCCTTTGAGCACTTTGTAGTTGTTTACACATTCGTGGCTATCCTGATGTACGTGAGCGCTGCAGTGATATGGCCGGTTTTCTGCTTTGATCGTAAATATGGTTCTCCTCAACGTCCCTACCAGTGTTCCCAAGCCATGTGTCCATGGGACAACCAAGTGGTCATTGCGGTGTTCACCTATGTGAACTTAGTACTCTACATGGTGGATTTAGCATACTCGCAGCGTATCCGCTTTGTCTCAGCTCACTAA